One genomic segment of Nocardia spumae includes these proteins:
- a CDS encoding biliverdin-producing heme oxygenase, giving the protein MPDATPPEHPVPFSAQIRSATAEQHERAENSTFMSDMLGGALDVRAFYRYTGQLWHIYQALEAHWDVLAADPVAGPFIRPELARLAHLEDDLAHLGGPDWRGDITALPATAEYADRIAECAQQWPAGYVAHHYTRYLGDLSGGQVIRGTAAKLWQLPKHGDGVRFYVFDQITNPAAFKRGYRTLLDELAVDDLEKQRVLGECRRAFDLNTAVFAELATEFPIRREG; this is encoded by the coding sequence ATGCCGGATGCCACCCCTCCCGAGCACCCCGTGCCGTTCTCCGCGCAGATCCGCTCCGCCACCGCCGAACAGCACGAGCGCGCCGAGAACTCCACCTTCATGAGCGATATGCTGGGCGGCGCCCTGGACGTCCGGGCCTTCTATCGCTACACCGGCCAGCTCTGGCACATCTACCAGGCTCTCGAGGCACATTGGGATGTTCTCGCCGCCGACCCGGTCGCCGGTCCGTTCATCCGGCCCGAACTCGCGCGCCTGGCGCATCTCGAGGACGATCTCGCGCATCTGGGCGGCCCGGACTGGCGCGGCGACATCACGGCCCTGCCCGCCACCGCCGAGTACGCCGACCGCATCGCCGAATGCGCACAGCAGTGGCCCGCGGGCTACGTCGCCCACCATTACACCCGCTACCTCGGCGACCTGTCCGGCGGTCAGGTCATCCGCGGCACCGCGGCGAAGCTGTGGCAGCTCCCCAAGCACGGCGACGGGGTCCGCTTCTACGTCTTCGATCAGATCACCAACCCCGCCGCCTTCAAGCGCGGGTACCGCACCCTGCTCGACGAGCTGGCCGTCGACGATCTCGAGAAGCAGCGCGTCCTCGGTGAATGCCGCCGCGCCTTCGACCTCAACACCGCCGTATTCGCCGAGCTGGCAACCGAATTCCCGATTCGACGGGAAGGCTGA
- a CDS encoding zinc-binding alcohol dehydrogenase family protein produces the protein MTAWQVVRPGPIDDSPPVRARIPIPRPDVGEVLVRVLACGVCRTDLHVAEGDLPVHRSAVVPGHEIVGEVVAVGDATATGVAPGDRVGIAWLRTTCGVCAYCRRGAENLCPNSRYTGWDADGGYAEYATAPADYVYPLPSGYADAELAPLLCAGIIGYRALRRASLPPGGRLGIYGFGGSAHLAAQVALTQGAEVHVMTRDGAARQLALDLGAASAQGAADPPPVPLDSAILFAPVGDLVPPALAALDRGGVLSIAGIHLTDIPALNYQRHLFQEREIRSVTANTRDDGREFLSFCAEHRVQVRINPYSLASADSALADLAHGRFAGAAVLLP, from the coding sequence ATGACCGCCTGGCAGGTAGTGCGACCAGGGCCGATCGACGATTCTCCGCCGGTGCGGGCCCGGATCCCGATTCCGCGACCGGATGTCGGCGAAGTGCTGGTGCGGGTGTTGGCCTGCGGAGTCTGCCGCACCGATCTGCATGTCGCCGAGGGCGATCTGCCGGTCCATCGATCGGCCGTCGTGCCGGGCCACGAGATCGTCGGCGAGGTCGTCGCGGTGGGTGATGCTACTGCCACCGGCGTGGCGCCCGGGGACCGCGTCGGCATCGCGTGGTTGCGGACCACCTGCGGGGTGTGCGCGTACTGCCGCCGCGGGGCGGAGAATCTGTGCCCGAATTCGCGCTACACCGGCTGGGATGCCGACGGCGGATACGCCGAATACGCCACGGCGCCCGCCGATTACGTGTATCCGCTGCCGTCGGGGTATGCCGATGCCGAGCTCGCGCCGCTGTTGTGCGCGGGCATCATCGGTTATCGCGCTCTGCGGCGGGCGTCGCTGCCGCCCGGGGGCCGGCTGGGCATCTACGGATTCGGGGGAAGTGCGCATCTGGCGGCACAGGTCGCCCTCACGCAGGGAGCCGAGGTGCATGTGATGACCCGGGACGGCGCGGCGCGACAGCTCGCACTGGACCTCGGCGCGGCCTCCGCCCAGGGGGCGGCCGATCCGCCCCCGGTGCCGCTGGATTCGGCGATCCTGTTCGCGCCGGTCGGTGATCTCGTGCCACCCGCGCTCGCGGCGCTGGACCGCGGAGGTGTGCTGTCGATCGCCGGAATCCACCTGACCGATATTCCCGCGCTGAACTATCAACGACATCTGTTCCAGGAGCGCGAGATTCGCTCGGTGACCGCCAACACCCGCGACGACGGGCGGGAGTTCCTGAGTTTCTGCGCCGAGCACCGGGTTCAGGTGCGGATCAATCCGTATTCGCTGGCATCGGCCGACAGCGCCCTGGCCGATCTCGCGCACGGGCGGTTCGCGGGCGCGGCGGTGTTGCTGCCCTGA
- a CDS encoding polysaccharide deacetylase family protein, whose product MTRRLLLVGAIVLTVLVAVSGGAYVLMNSRTYQLGGRLVHRVATERALVALTIDDGPTDRTPAILETLAAHHIPATFYLVGRDLAAHRDYGAAIAAAGHEIGNHSYTHRRLVFVTPATVRAEIERTDAEIARTGYRGPVTVRPPYGKKLLALPRYLSQHDRTTVMWDVESDSTGGAGTDTIVAETVTRTRPGSIILLHAMYQPNALDAIGRIATELRSRGYDFVTVSQLVTAENPSGP is encoded by the coding sequence GTGACACGAAGGCTGCTACTCGTCGGCGCGATCGTGCTCACGGTCCTCGTGGCGGTCTCCGGCGGCGCCTACGTCCTGATGAATTCACGCACATATCAGCTCGGCGGGCGGCTGGTGCACCGGGTCGCCACCGAGCGCGCACTCGTCGCGCTGACGATCGACGACGGCCCCACCGATCGCACCCCGGCCATCCTCGAAACGCTGGCCGCACACCACATTCCGGCGACCTTCTATCTCGTGGGCCGCGATCTGGCCGCACATCGGGACTACGGGGCCGCCATCGCTGCGGCCGGGCACGAGATCGGCAATCACAGCTACACCCACCGGCGACTGGTGTTCGTCACCCCCGCCACGGTGCGCGCGGAGATCGAGCGGACCGACGCCGAAATCGCGCGTACCGGCTATCGCGGACCGGTGACCGTGCGTCCTCCCTACGGCAAGAAGCTCCTCGCGCTGCCCCGGTATCTGTCCCAGCACGACCGCACCACGGTGATGTGGGATGTCGAATCCGACTCCACCGGCGGCGCCGGCACCGATACGATCGTCGCCGAAACCGTCACCCGGACCCGCCCCGGATCGATCATTTTGTTGCACGCCATGTATCAGCCCAACGCGCTCGACGCGATCGGCCGAATCGCCACGGAACTCCGCTCGCGCGGTTATGATTTCGTGACCGTCTCGCAATTGGTTACCGCCGAGAATCCCTCCGGACCGTAA
- a CDS encoding alpha/beta fold hydrolase, with amino-acid sequence MTADRQAGAGRVSAPAGTRFGSRVSRATSVPAGRMVDLPGRGRTYLVDIPGPEGAPTVILLHGLVTTAMLNWFPALDELSEHYRVVLFDQRWHGHGIRSPRFDLDDLADDVAAVAEVTGVRRPILAGYSMGGIVAQLLAHRHPELAGGLVLCATTYRFREKWRERLFHGGMALVAGAMTDTAARRVEQAGSRLPLLPDVSWETGRLDRWALKELRTTNGWAMTQAIAELGRFDSSSWLPSLNVPTAVVITTHDHALPVYRQLEMAKMIAGAEIFLAPAGHAACVLEADAFVPVLLEACAAVAAERQK; translated from the coding sequence ATGACAGCAGATCGGCAGGCCGGCGCCGGGCGTGTGAGTGCTCCGGCCGGCACCCGCTTCGGCTCCCGGGTCTCCCGGGCGACCTCGGTGCCGGCCGGGCGGATGGTGGACCTACCCGGGCGCGGGCGGACCTATCTGGTCGACATTCCGGGGCCGGAGGGCGCTCCAACGGTGATCTTGCTGCACGGGCTGGTGACCACGGCGATGCTCAACTGGTTCCCGGCGTTGGACGAGCTGTCCGAACACTATCGGGTGGTGCTTTTCGACCAGCGCTGGCACGGTCACGGAATCCGTTCGCCCCGTTTCGATCTCGACGATCTCGCCGACGATGTGGCCGCGGTGGCGGAGGTGACCGGGGTGCGACGGCCCATTCTGGCGGGCTATTCGATGGGCGGCATCGTCGCCCAGCTGCTCGCGCATCGGCATCCGGAGCTGGCCGGTGGCCTGGTGTTGTGCGCGACGACCTATCGATTCCGGGAGAAGTGGCGGGAACGGTTGTTCCACGGCGGTATGGCGCTGGTGGCGGGTGCGATGACCGATACCGCGGCGCGCCGGGTGGAGCAGGCGGGAAGCCGGCTGCCGCTGCTGCCCGACGTCTCGTGGGAAACCGGGCGGCTGGATCGCTGGGCGTTGAAGGAATTGCGCACGACCAACGGCTGGGCGATGACCCAGGCGATAGCGGAGCTGGGGCGCTTCGACTCCTCGTCGTGGCTGCCGAGCCTGAACGTGCCGACGGCGGTGGTGATCACGACACACGATCACGCGCTACCGGTCTACCGGCAGCTGGAAATGGCGAAAATGATTGCGGGAGCGGAGATCTTCCTCGCGCCGGCCGGCCACGCGGCCTGTGTACTCGAGGCGGACGCCTTTGTCCCTGTGCTCCTCGAGGCCTGTGCGGCGGTCGCCGCCGAACGGCAGAAGTGA
- a CDS encoding WS/DGAT/MGAT family O-acyltransferase — MERLTGLDASFLYLETDTQLLHVCALLILDPAAGGTTYEFGELKQELGRRIHLVPSMRRKVHRVPLDLDHPVWVTDATFDLDRHVHRLGLPSPGGSYELAELVGDIAGQPMDRSRPLWEMWVIEGLAEGKIAVVSKYHHAAVDGITGANMMAYLCDPEPGTRYPDPPAEIHSDAESPNDLALAAEGLVRMPGKLGVVGMVPKTLGKLGGLVQRRRADKQGMAMPFTAPRTPFNRTITPHRSVAFTTADLADIKEIRAAFDAKVNDVVLTVIAGALRQYLRDHDELPETSLIASIPVSTHETTRHERGVNKVSTLFTQLYTEIDDPVERLGLIAQANRGAKADHEVIGADFLQDWAEYAPPNTFRVAVRAYSSFKLAERHPVVHNLVISNVPGPQEPLHFLGHRIDALFPFGPVFHGAGLNVTVLSANGDLDIGFIACRDLVPDVQRMAEAVHETITILLEAARAPR, encoded by the coding sequence ATGGAACGATTGACCGGGCTGGACGCCAGCTTCTTGTATCTGGAGACCGATACCCAACTGCTGCACGTGTGCGCACTGCTGATCCTGGACCCCGCCGCCGGCGGCACGACGTACGAATTCGGCGAGCTCAAACAGGAATTGGGGCGCCGAATCCACCTCGTGCCCTCCATGCGACGCAAGGTGCACCGGGTACCGCTGGATCTCGACCACCCCGTCTGGGTCACCGACGCCACCTTCGATCTCGACCGCCATGTCCACCGTCTCGGACTGCCGTCCCCCGGCGGATCCTACGAACTGGCCGAGCTGGTCGGCGATATCGCCGGCCAGCCGATGGACCGATCGCGGCCGCTGTGGGAAATGTGGGTGATCGAGGGCCTGGCCGAGGGCAAGATCGCGGTGGTCTCCAAATACCATCACGCCGCCGTGGACGGCATCACCGGCGCCAACATGATGGCCTACCTCTGCGATCCCGAGCCCGGCACGCGCTATCCGGATCCGCCGGCCGAAATCCACTCCGACGCCGAGTCTCCCAACGACCTCGCCCTCGCCGCGGAGGGGCTGGTGCGCATGCCGGGCAAGCTCGGCGTGGTGGGGATGGTGCCCAAGACGCTGGGTAAGCTCGGCGGTCTGGTGCAGCGTCGCCGTGCCGACAAACAGGGGATGGCCATGCCCTTCACCGCGCCGCGCACGCCGTTCAACCGCACCATCACACCGCATCGCAGCGTCGCGTTCACCACCGCCGACCTCGCCGATATCAAGGAGATCCGCGCGGCCTTCGACGCCAAGGTCAACGACGTCGTGCTGACCGTCATCGCCGGCGCACTGCGGCAATACCTGCGCGACCACGACGAGCTGCCGGAGACCTCGCTCATCGCCTCGATCCCGGTGTCGACTCACGAGACCACCCGGCACGAGCGTGGCGTCAACAAGGTCTCGACGCTGTTCACCCAGCTCTACACCGAGATCGACGATCCGGTCGAGCGCCTGGGACTCATCGCGCAGGCCAATCGCGGCGCCAAGGCGGACCACGAGGTGATCGGGGCGGACTTCCTGCAGGACTGGGCCGAGTACGCGCCGCCGAACACCTTCCGCGTCGCGGTACGCGCCTACTCCTCCTTCAAACTCGCCGAACGCCATCCGGTGGTGCACAACCTGGTGATCTCCAATGTGCCGGGGCCACAGGAACCACTGCATTTCCTCGGCCATCGCATCGACGCGCTGTTCCCGTTCGGACCGGTCTTCCACGGCGCGGGTCTCAATGTGACAGTGCTGTCGGCCAACGGTGACCTCGACATCGGTTTCATCGCCTGCCGTGACTTGGTGCCCGACGTCCAGCGCATGGCCGAGGCCGTGCACGAGACCATCACGATCCTGCTCGAGGCCGCCCGCGCACCGCGCTGA
- a CDS encoding acyl-CoA dehydrogenase family protein: MDEDLDALADLARRFFEKECAPNEDRWGRQHHVDREIWNRAGELGLLCISIPEEYGGGGGTFAHEAVIAIEQTRAMAPSLGNPVHSTIVAHYINAYGTEEQKQAWLPKMASGEIVGAIAMTEPGTGSDLQGIRTRAVADGDHYVIDGAKTFISNGLLADLVIVAAKTSEGKGAESVSLIVVETDRDGFRRGRNLEKVGQHGQDTCELFFDGVRVPKTNLLGTAEGTGFVQLMQQLPQERLILAVAAAAAIEATVAMTVTYTKERQAFGKPVFNFQNTQFTLAECDTIASVAWAFLDDCVTKHLRAELDIPTAAKAKWWLTEQQCRVADECLQLFGGYGYMAEYPISRVFTDARIQKIYGGTNEIMKLIIGRSL; encoded by the coding sequence ATGGACGAAGATCTCGACGCGCTCGCCGACCTGGCGCGGCGATTCTTCGAGAAGGAATGCGCACCGAACGAGGATCGGTGGGGCCGCCAGCATCACGTCGACCGTGAGATCTGGAATCGCGCCGGTGAACTGGGCCTGCTGTGCATCTCGATTCCCGAGGAATACGGCGGGGGCGGCGGCACCTTCGCCCACGAGGCGGTGATCGCGATCGAGCAGACTCGGGCCATGGCGCCCAGCCTCGGCAATCCGGTGCATTCGACGATCGTGGCGCACTACATCAACGCCTACGGCACCGAGGAGCAGAAGCAGGCGTGGCTGCCGAAGATGGCCTCGGGCGAGATCGTCGGCGCGATCGCGATGACCGAGCCCGGCACCGGCTCGGACCTGCAGGGCATCCGGACCCGCGCGGTCGCCGACGGCGACCACTACGTCATCGACGGCGCCAAGACCTTCATCTCCAACGGCCTGCTGGCCGACCTGGTGATCGTCGCCGCCAAGACCTCCGAAGGCAAAGGCGCGGAGTCGGTTTCGCTGATCGTGGTGGAGACCGACCGCGACGGTTTCCGGCGCGGGCGCAACCTGGAGAAGGTCGGCCAGCACGGTCAGGACACCTGTGAGTTGTTCTTCGACGGCGTGCGGGTGCCGAAGACCAATCTGCTGGGCACCGCCGAGGGCACCGGCTTCGTCCAGCTCATGCAGCAGTTGCCGCAGGAGCGGCTGATCCTCGCGGTGGCCGCCGCCGCGGCGATCGAGGCCACCGTGGCCATGACCGTCACCTACACCAAGGAACGCCAGGCCTTCGGCAAACCGGTCTTCAACTTCCAGAACACCCAATTCACCCTCGCCGAATGCGACACCATCGCCTCGGTCGCCTGGGCCTTCCTCGACGACTGCGTCACCAAACACCTACGCGCGGAACTCGATATCCCCACCGCGGCCAAGGCCAAGTGGTGGCTCACCGAACAGCAGTGCCGCGTCGCCGACGAATGCCTGCAATTGTTCGGCGGCTACGGCTACATGGCCGAATACCCGATCTCGCGGGTGTTCACCGACGCGCGGATCCAGAAGATCTACGGCGGGACGAACGAGATCATGAAGCTGATAATCGGGCGGAGTTTGTAG
- a CDS encoding AraC family transcriptional regulator, translated as MPATPTDFTLPIGRVHAIVDLAARRGWDTTALLAEAGIAPQLLAQGRARVTAGQAVHLVQQLWRATDDEILGLGRAPMPRGTFRLVCFALLGSRDVGAALHRFRLFQKALPGFPPLAVTAGADEARISFDLNGIRHPNELIIDTMLMVSYRFLDWAVGGSLRLLRVEVPYPPNELDDYELIFGAPVRFSAPHPALVVDPAVLATPLVRDEDDLIRFLRNAPEAVIGRRDDAVSTAARVRLILEHGGPRDWPTVEQIAAELSVSPATLRRKLRDEHTSTSHIREQILRDNAIAALVRGDETVTALSRRLGFSEPSAFSRAFRRWTGSSPGSYQASTDLPARA; from the coding sequence GTGCCCGCGACACCGACCGACTTCACCTTGCCGATCGGCCGCGTGCACGCGATCGTCGACCTGGCGGCCCGGCGTGGCTGGGACACCACGGCACTGCTCGCCGAAGCCGGCATCGCGCCGCAGTTGCTCGCCCAGGGCCGCGCCCGGGTCACGGCCGGCCAGGCCGTGCATCTCGTGCAGCAACTGTGGCGTGCGACCGACGACGAAATACTGGGCCTGGGGCGGGCGCCGATGCCGCGCGGCACCTTCCGGCTGGTCTGCTTCGCTCTTCTCGGTTCGCGCGATGTCGGTGCCGCCCTCCACCGGTTCCGCCTGTTCCAGAAAGCGCTGCCGGGATTCCCGCCACTGGCCGTGACCGCCGGCGCCGACGAGGCACGGATCTCGTTCGACCTCAACGGTATTCGTCATCCGAACGAGCTGATCATCGATACCATGCTGATGGTCTCCTATCGGTTCCTGGACTGGGCCGTCGGCGGGTCGCTGCGGCTGCTGCGAGTCGAAGTTCCCTATCCGCCCAATGAACTCGACGATTACGAACTGATCTTCGGTGCGCCGGTGCGATTCTCGGCTCCGCACCCGGCACTCGTGGTCGATCCGGCGGTCCTGGCCACCCCGCTGGTCCGCGACGAGGACGACCTGATCCGGTTCCTGCGCAACGCCCCCGAAGCCGTGATCGGCCGCCGCGACGACGCGGTCTCCACCGCGGCCCGGGTGCGGCTCATCCTCGAACACGGCGGGCCACGTGACTGGCCCACCGTCGAACAGATCGCCGCCGAACTCTCCGTCAGCCCCGCGACGCTGCGTCGCAAACTCCGCGACGAACACACCTCCACCAGCCATATCCGCGAACAGATCCTGCGCGACAACGCCATCGCGGCGCTCGTGCGCGGCGACGAAACCGTCACCGCCCTCTCCCGACGGCTCGGATTCTCCGAACCCAGTGCCTTCTCCCGCGCGTTCCGCCGCTGGACCGGCAGCTCACCCGGCTCCTACCAGGCATCCACCGACCTCCCGGCGCGGGCCTGA
- the asnB gene encoding asparagine synthase (glutamine-hydrolyzing) has translation MCGIAGWVAFSEDLTRQQGVVDAMTETMACRGPDGRGTFVREHAALGHRRLAIIDLPGGAQPMTVPTPAGDVGMVYSGEAYNFRELRDELRGLGHSFDTDSDTEVVLHGYLQWGEAVVDHLNGMYAFAIWDERDQKLVMVRDRMGIKPFYYYPTSDGVLFGSEPKAILANPLAAETVDLDGLRELFAMTKQPGWSLWKGMEEVLPGTLVTVDRDGIRTRTYWRLDAVEHTDDRERTVDRVRELLTDIVDRQLISDVPRCVLLSGGLDSSAITGLAAARLARDGEQLRTFSVDFADQERNFVPDEMRDTPDSPFVREVAALVRSAHRDVVLNPADLADPAVRRAVITARDIPAGLGDMDTSLYLLFAAIRQQSTVALSGESADEVFGGYRWFHDEVALKADNFPWLAFNSALTGDARWQILDPALRERLRLEEFIADQYRAAVAEVEHLDGESEVEHRMRTVCHLHLTRFVRTLLDRKDRASMAVGLEVRVPFCDHRLVEYVYNAPWSLKTFDGREKSLLRHAAEHVLPESVVRRVKSPYPSTQDPGYAAVLQQQAKHVLADDDSPIFELIDRQWLQRAVALDPAGIDSYIRAGLDRIIDMHTWLELYSPQLQLD, from the coding sequence ATGTGCGGAATCGCGGGCTGGGTGGCGTTCTCCGAGGATCTCACCCGGCAGCAGGGGGTCGTCGATGCGATGACCGAAACCATGGCCTGTCGCGGGCCGGACGGGCGAGGCACTTTCGTTCGTGAACACGCGGCGCTGGGGCACCGGCGACTGGCCATCATCGACCTGCCCGGCGGGGCGCAGCCGATGACCGTGCCGACTCCGGCCGGCGATGTCGGAATGGTGTATTCGGGCGAGGCCTACAACTTCCGCGAGCTGCGCGACGAGCTGCGCGGGCTCGGGCACTCCTTCGACACCGACAGTGACACCGAGGTGGTCCTGCATGGATACCTGCAGTGGGGTGAGGCCGTCGTCGACCACCTCAACGGCATGTACGCCTTCGCGATCTGGGACGAGCGCGACCAGAAGCTGGTCATGGTGCGGGACCGGATGGGGATCAAGCCGTTCTACTACTACCCGACTTCGGACGGGGTGCTGTTCGGCTCCGAGCCGAAGGCGATCCTCGCCAATCCGCTGGCGGCCGAGACGGTCGATCTCGACGGCCTGCGCGAGCTGTTCGCGATGACCAAACAGCCCGGCTGGTCGCTGTGGAAGGGAATGGAGGAGGTGCTGCCCGGAACGCTGGTCACGGTGGACCGCGACGGGATTCGCACTCGCACCTACTGGCGGCTCGACGCCGTCGAGCACACCGACGATCGGGAGCGGACCGTCGATCGGGTGCGCGAGCTGCTCACCGATATCGTCGACCGCCAGCTCATCTCCGACGTCCCGCGCTGTGTACTGCTCTCCGGCGGGCTGGACTCGAGCGCGATCACCGGCCTGGCCGCGGCCCGGCTGGCACGCGACGGCGAGCAGCTGCGGACGTTCTCGGTGGATTTCGCCGACCAGGAGCGGAACTTCGTTCCCGACGAGATGCGCGACACCCCGGATTCGCCGTTCGTGCGCGAGGTGGCCGCGCTGGTGCGCTCGGCGCATCGTGATGTGGTGCTGAACCCGGCCGATCTGGCCGATCCCGCGGTGCGGCGCGCGGTGATCACCGCCCGCGACATCCCGGCCGGACTCGGCGATATGGACACCTCGCTGTATCTGCTGTTCGCGGCCATCCGGCAGCAGTCGACGGTGGCGCTGTCGGGGGAGTCGGCCGACGAGGTGTTCGGCGGGTACCGCTGGTTCCACGACGAGGTCGCGCTGAAGGCGGACAACTTCCCGTGGCTGGCGTTCAACAGCGCTCTGACCGGCGACGCGCGCTGGCAGATCCTCGACCCGGCTCTGCGTGAGCGGCTGCGGCTCGAGGAGTTCATCGCCGATCAGTACCGCGCGGCGGTGGCCGAGGTCGAGCATCTCGACGGCGAATCCGAGGTCGAACACCGGATGCGGACCGTATGTCATCTGCACCTGACCCGGTTCGTGCGCACCCTGCTCGACCGCAAGGATCGCGCGTCGATGGCGGTCGGGCTCGAGGTCCGGGTGCCGTTCTGTGATCACCGCCTGGTCGAGTACGTCTACAACGCGCCGTGGTCGCTGAAGACCTTCGACGGCCGGGAGAAGAGCCTGCTGCGCCACGCCGCCGAGCACGTCCTGCCGGAATCGGTCGTGCGGCGGGTCAAGAGCCCGTATCCGTCGACGCAGGATCCGGGCTACGCGGCGGTCCTGCAGCAGCAGGCCAAACATGTGCTCGCCGACGATGATTCACCGATCTTCGAACTCATCGACCGGCAGTGGCTGCAACGGGCGGTAGCGCTGGACCCGGCCGGCATCGACAGCTACATCCGTGCCGGACTGGACCGGATCATCGACATGCACACCTGGCTGGAACTGTATTCACCGCAGTTGCAGCTGGACTGA
- a CDS encoding SDR family oxidoreductase, which produces MTGYIVTGGTGFLGRRVVEGLLAADPDAVVHILVREASAAKLAELATRWDATDRVFPLIGDLTEPGLGLADEPPAAEHVVHLGAVYDMTADEEAAYAANVTGTRAVIALARERGAMLHHVSSVAVAGDHRGKFFEDDFDLGQNLESPYHRTKFAAERLVREARGLRWRVYRPAIIVGDSRTGEMDKLDGPYYFFPAIAGLAALPDGLPLPLPDLGATNIVPVDYVAAAMVELIGRPGLNKRTFHLVNPRPQPFTEIYGALSRAAGAPGGLGPVPGSHTVLQTLNRLPGVAAARDFLLAQLGIPAEVAPHVSFASEFVSDSTRALLRRARLEVPEFDDYADTLWRYWRTHLDPDRARRHNGGDRLRDRIVLITGASSGIGLATAHAVAARGATVLMVARGVDELEAAAADVREHSGAAYSYSCDITDDKAVELLVKQVLADHRHVDYVVNNAGRSIRRSVLNSTDRIHDFERTMAVNYFGAVRLILALLPAMRERRFGHVVNISSIAVQTKLPRFAAYVASKSALDTFSEIAAVENADAGITFTSVRMPLVRTPMIAPTEMYRSLPVHSPEQAAAIVVRALEERPARIDTPIGTFAQLVDTVMPSVKKAILAQGFRRFGESTAAQRGTGRPVVVAAEPPAAATGRSPLLALAPVVQPLMGMPTPAARIVNRLPGLNW; this is translated from the coding sequence GTGACCGGCTATATCGTGACCGGGGGAACGGGATTTCTGGGACGGCGAGTGGTGGAGGGCCTGCTCGCAGCCGATCCGGATGCGGTAGTGCACATTCTCGTGCGCGAGGCGTCGGCGGCCAAACTCGCCGAACTCGCCACCCGCTGGGACGCTACCGATCGGGTGTTTCCGCTGATCGGAGACCTGACCGAGCCGGGCCTGGGGCTCGCCGACGAGCCGCCCGCCGCCGAGCACGTGGTGCATCTGGGCGCCGTCTACGACATGACCGCCGATGAGGAGGCCGCCTACGCGGCGAATGTCACCGGCACACGCGCGGTCATCGCGCTGGCTCGTGAGCGGGGGGCGATGCTGCACCACGTGTCGTCGGTGGCGGTGGCCGGCGATCATCGCGGCAAGTTCTTCGAGGACGATTTCGACCTCGGACAGAATCTCGAATCCCCCTACCACCGAACGAAATTCGCCGCTGAGCGGCTGGTTCGTGAGGCACGCGGCCTGCGCTGGCGGGTCTATCGCCCGGCGATCATCGTCGGCGACTCCCGCACCGGCGAGATGGACAAACTCGACGGCCCCTACTACTTCTTCCCGGCGATCGCGGGGCTCGCGGCACTGCCCGACGGGCTGCCGCTGCCACTGCCGGATCTGGGCGCGACCAATATCGTGCCGGTCGACTACGTGGCCGCGGCGATGGTCGAGCTCATCGGCCGGCCGGGCCTGAACAAACGCACCTTCCACCTGGTCAACCCGCGTCCGCAGCCGTTCACCGAGATCTACGGCGCGCTCTCGCGGGCGGCGGGTGCGCCCGGTGGCCTGGGGCCGGTCCCCGGCAGCCACACCGTGCTGCAGACCCTGAACCGGCTGCCCGGAGTCGCTGCCGCCCGCGATTTCCTGCTCGCACAGCTGGGCATCCCGGCCGAGGTCGCACCACACGTCTCGTTCGCCTCGGAGTTCGTCTCCGATTCCACTCGGGCGCTGCTGCGCCGCGCCCGGCTCGAGGTGCCCGAGTTCGACGACTACGCCGACACACTGTGGCGGTACTGGCGCACACATCTCGATCCCGATCGGGCACGCCGCCACAACGGCGGGGATCGGCTGCGCGACCGCATCGTGCTCATCACCGGCGCCTCCTCCGGCATCGGCCTGGCGACCGCGCACGCGGTGGCCGCGCGAGGCGCGACGGTACTGATGGTCGCTCGCGGTGTCGACGAACTCGAGGCCGCCGCCGCCGACGTCCGCGAGCACAGCGGCGCCGCCTACAGCTACTCGTGCGACATCACCGACGACAAAGCCGTCGAGCTGCTGGTCAAGCAGGTGCTCGCCGATCACCGGCACGTCGATTACGTGGTGAACAACGCGGGGCGCTCGATCCGGCGCTCGGTGCTCAACTCCACCGACCGCATTCACGATTTCGAGCGGACGATGGCGGTCAACTACTTCGGTGCGGTCCGGCTGATCCTCGCACTGCTGCCTGCCATGCGGGAGCGCCGATTCGGGCATGTCGTGAACATCTCCTCGATCGCGGTGCAGACCAAACTGCCGCGCTTCGCGGCGTATGTGGCGAGCAAGTCGGCCTTGGACACCTTCAGCGAGATCGCGGCGGTGGAGAACGCCGATGCCGGCATCACCTTCACCTCGGTGCGGATGCCGCTGGTGCGGACACCGATGATCGCGCCGACCGAGATGTATCGATCGCTGCCGGTACACAGCCCGGAACAGGCCGCGGCGATCGTCGTGCGCGCACTCGAGGAGCGCCCGGCGCGTATCGATACCCCCATCGGCACCTTCGCCCAGCTCGTCGACACGGTGATGCCGTCGGTGAAGAAAGCGATTCTGGCCCAGGGGTTCCGGAGGTTCGGCGAATCCACCGCGGCCCAGCGCGGGACGGGCCGGCCGGTCGTGGTGGCAGCCGAACCACCGGCGGCGGCCACCGGTCGCAGCCCGCTGCTGGCGTTGGCGCCGGTGGTGCAGCCACTGATGGGCATGCCGACCCCCGCGGCGCGCATCGTCAATCGCCTGCCCGGGCTGAACTGGTAA